Part of the Paenibacillus sp. JNUCC32 genome is shown below.
GAAGACCGTACTTTAGTTCAAGGAGCGTTAGCATGGATTTGGGGAAGAAGCCGCGCGGCGATTCCGATTCCGGGTTTCAAAACGAGAAGGCAAGCGGAAGAACTAATAGGAGCCGTTGCTTTTGGACCTTTAACGGCTGGACAGATGAACGAAATCGAAGGAATACTGGGCTCCATGTAGTCACATTCCAGTTATGTAGCAGGAGAGAAGCCCTTGGCAGATGCCGAGGGCCTTTTCGACGGAAATAAGCAGCATCCATCAGGAGTGCAGTCACTATTATTTTTCGGCGGAGATGCTAAAATCATGACATGGAATGATCTCAAACATAATGGAAGGGAGAGAGGAACATGGATTTGAGGTATCCGATAGGACAGTTTGACTGGGGAGGCAGCACGTCGCCTGAGCACAGGAAGGTCTGGGTCCGAGAGATTAAGGGAATGCCGGAGAAGCTGAGGGCAGCGGTCCAGGGGTTAAGCCACGAACAACTGGATACGGCTTATCGCGAGGGCGGCTGGACGATCCGCCAGGTTGTTCACCATCTTGCTGACAGTCATATGAACAGCTATATCCGGTTTAAACTTGCGTTGACGGAAGAGAACCCGACGATTAAACCGTATGACGAACAGAAATGGGCTGCCCTGCACGATTCATTGACACAAGACATTGAGGCTTCGCTTGCATTGATCGACGGATTACATGCCAGATGGGTCGCTTTATTGGAGAATATGAAGGATGGGGACTATCTGAGAACGTTCTACCATCCCGAAAACCAGCGAACAACGAGTTTGGAATACGCCGCAGGCATGTATGCATGGCATGGAAATCACCACATTGCCCACATCACGTCAGCCAGAGAACGATTTGGATTTTAGTCGAAATCACATTGAACTCCGTCATACGACGGGGTTCTTTTTGTGCGGACATGTCGTGATTTCTAACTTGATTGTCGCAATTTTACACTGTGAATCAGGCGGTACGTGTGATAGATTAATGGCATGATGTCTTAATATTAGATACTGAGGTGACTAGAATGATCAGAATCGGAAAAATTAGTTATTGGCATGTGCACGCATGGGATTATACGAAACAAGCGCAGGAGCATCCCGATGCTCAGATCGTAGCGGTATGGGATGAGAATCCGGAGCGGGGAAGAGAAGCCGCCGAGAAGCAAGGCGTGCGTTTTCATGAATCGCTGGATGATATGCTGCAAAGCGACGATATTGATGCCGTGATCGTGGATGCTCCGACATCCATGCACAGAGAAGTCATGTTGAAGGCCGCAGCGGCAGGCAAGCATATTTTCACGGAAAAAGTAATTGCTGCAACCCTTCAGGAGGTCAATGATATCATTAAAGCCGTGAAGGAGAATCAGGTCAAATTCACGGTATCGCTACCGCGGCTGAATGACGGTTATACGCTGGCGATCCGTGAGGTATTGGAGCAGGGATTGCTGGGAACCGTGACGCTCGTTCGCGTTCGCTTGTCCCACAATGGCGCAACCGCCGGTTGGCTGCCTGAGCATTTCTACAGCCTGGAGGAGTGCCGCGGGGGTGCCCTGATCGATCTGGGCTGCCATCCGATGTATTTGACGCGCCTGTTCCTTGGTGAGGAAGCCATTGACGTCCAAGCGAATTTCGGATACATAACCGGCAAAGAGGTAGAAGACAACGCCGTTGCCACGCTCTCTACGGCGGCGGGTGCCGTCGGCGTGGTGGAAGCCGGATTCGTTAACAACTTCTCTCCGTTCACGATCGAGATTCATGGCACGGATGGAACCATCCTGTACGGTACGCCGGATAGCAAGCTTCTGATTCGTTCAACGAAAAAAGAAGAGTACAAGGATGCTTGGGTTGAGCTGCCGGTACCGGCGAACCGCGCAAGTGCTTTTGAACAATGGATTTCTCATATTCAAGAAGATACCGTTGCCGAAGAAAATATCGCATATGCGGTTGAATTGACCAAATTGATGGAGGCAGCCAATCGTTCGGCCAAGGAGCATCGTGCTGTAAGATTGGATGAACTTCAAGCATAAGATACAGGGATGATGCACCGGGATGAATAACCATTTTCCATACGAAATGATGAAAGAGCGGCAGGATGCCTTGGAGCGGCTTGATCTTAGGGTCTATTGGGGACGTTACGAGATCCGGGTCCTTCGGTTTCATCTGACCACCTTCCCGCCCGGGAAGATTGTCTCCTTCCATAAGCATGCGGAGTATGAATTTCATTTCATACCCCGCGGCAAGGGGACCGTTATTATGGAGGATGAGCCGTATGCGCTGCGGGAAGGGATGTTCTATTTAACGGGTCCGAACG
Proteins encoded:
- a CDS encoding Gfo/Idh/MocA family protein; translated protein: MIRIGKISYWHVHAWDYTKQAQEHPDAQIVAVWDENPERGREAAEKQGVRFHESLDDMLQSDDIDAVIVDAPTSMHREVMLKAAAAGKHIFTEKVIAATLQEVNDIIKAVKENQVKFTVSLPRLNDGYTLAIREVLEQGLLGTVTLVRVRLSHNGATAGWLPEHFYSLEECRGGALIDLGCHPMYLTRLFLGEEAIDVQANFGYITGKEVEDNAVATLSTAAGAVGVVEAGFVNNFSPFTIEIHGTDGTILYGTPDSKLLIRSTKKEEYKDAWVELPVPANRASAFEQWISHIQEDTVAEENIAYAVELTKLMEAANRSAKEHRAVRLDELQA
- a CDS encoding YfiT family bacillithiol transferase, with protein sequence MDLRYPIGQFDWGGSTSPEHRKVWVREIKGMPEKLRAAVQGLSHEQLDTAYREGGWTIRQVVHHLADSHMNSYIRFKLALTEENPTIKPYDEQKWAALHDSLTQDIEASLALIDGLHARWVALLENMKDGDYLRTFYHPENQRTTSLEYAAGMYAWHGNHHIAHITSARERFGF